One window of the Dreissena polymorpha isolate Duluth1 chromosome 5, UMN_Dpol_1.0, whole genome shotgun sequence genome contains the following:
- the LOC127832346 gene encoding uncharacterized protein LOC127832346 has translation MQFMKIDLKNPLQRRQVLVFSVGWLAYASTYCLRKPLGVVKTDLETELLFTRTQLGWLDTALLLPYAVMQMILGPLGDKFGPRKTFGVCLLLSSVSMITFGSWGSFSIFCFLLFLNGSSQAQCWPNAMKALGSWYPDSVRNTVFGLFGTCAFAGGIIGTSLAVWLQTSYGWRSAFLTPSLIVGALGILVLLFFQQPEEVNIEVPGKVQATPSKTSKTSNISTWELIKIPMLVEIAVAVFCLKAVRYCMYMWLPMYLLHQLEYTKGQAGLFSTMFEIGGVLGSAAIGFVLDRCFRGRPLLGTTFSAAASALSLFLFMVTGSWGVFFNMIFLFLAGAFNCGPDTILGGSIPAELGDADGRNAAAAAVGIVNGFGSVGTFLEGPIIGMIATLYGWSGMFYFMIVVTALGSFAVFRASVIYARQPKSIPDLIPLTDEEMV, from the exons ATGCAGTTCATGAAAATAGATTTAAAGAATCCTCTTCAGAGACGACAGGTGCTGGTGTTTAGTGTTGGATGGCTAGCCTATGCCTCCACATACTGCTTGAGAAAACCGCTTGGTGTG gtCAAAACAGATCTTGAAACTGAGTTGTTATTTACAAGAACTCAGTTGGGGTGGCTGGATACAGCTCTGTTATTACCATATGCAGTCATGCAG ATGATACTGGGACCTCTAGGAGACAAATTTGGACCTCGCAAAACCTTTGGTGTATGCTTGCTGCTATCGTCTGTTTCCATG ATCACTTTTGGATCCTGGGGCAGCTTTTCCATATTCTGTTTTTTGCTGTTCCTGAATGGTTCATCACAG GCCCAGTGTTGGCCTAATGCCATGAAAGCGCTGGGCTCCTGGTATCCTGACAGTGTACGGAACACAGTGTTCGGGTTGTTTGGAACGTGTGCGTTTGCAGGTGGAATCATAGGCACTTCTCTTGCA GTTTGGCTGCAGACTTCGTATGGATGGAGATCAGCATTTTTAACACCATCACTGATTGTG GGCGCTTTAGGCATTCTGGTTTTGCTCTTCTTCCAACAACCAGAGGAGGTGAACATAGAAGTGCCGGGAAAGG TGCAAGCCACTCCATCGAAGACAAGTAAAACTTCAAACATTTCCACCTGGGAACTCATAAAAATTCC aATGCTGGTTGAGATAGCAGTGGCAGTATTCTGTTTGAAGGCCGTCCGCTACTGCATGTACATGTGGCTACCCATGTACCTTCTCCATCAA TTGGAGTATACAAAGGGTCAGGCGGGACTGTTTTCCACCATGTTTGAGATTGGAGGGGTGTTAGGTAGTGCTGCGATTGGCTTTGTTCTTGACAG GTGTTTCCGGGGTCGCCCGTTGCTAGGGACAACTTTCTCTGCAGCAGCGTCTGCTCTCAGTCTGTTCCTGTTCATGGTGACTGGGTCCTGGGGCGTGTTTTTCAACATGATCTTCCTGTTCCTGGCTGGGGCTTTTAATTGTGGACCTGACACAATCCTGG GTGGTTCGATACCGGCTGAGTTGGGAGACGCAGATGGAAGGAACGCTGCTGCAGCTGCTGTAGGCATTGTTAATG GATTTGGCAGCGTGGGAACATTCCTGGAAGGACCCATCATTGGCATGATTGCCACATTGTATGGCTGGTCTGGAATGTTCTACTTCATGATCGTTGTGACGGCCCTGGGAAGTTTTGCCGTGTTCCGCGCCTCTGTGATATATGCACGTCAGCCAAAATCCATTCCTGATCTGATTCCTCTCACAGACGAAGAGATGGTTTGA